The DNA segment TTTGTTGTAGAAACGAAAAGTACACAACATGAGGCTATTTTATGTGACATTTTAGTAGATGTTATCAGAAGCAGCATTTTCAAGATCTGAAGCACATTTCAATGTGTTTTGGGAATATTCTGAATCTCTTACATGTGTCCCTGTCACTTGctgtggaaaaaataatctattaaCTACAGCTTTTATAGAATGCTTTTAGTCTCTAGCTCTGTAGGATCTGTTTTCACTTATGGTCCTATATAGGATGGCTATTTCAGTTTGGAAAACAAACCCTTCACATTATGAATATTAGTTTACATATCCCATTCTCCCAGATGTCTCCTGGCCCTTATGCTCATGGAAAACCATAAAAAGCCTTGTGCACACTGCAGTTGAACTCTCAGAAGAATGCAAGGTTCCTACCTGAGTCTAAAAGTGTGGATGAACCTTGCTTTCAAAGAGTGAGTGATAGCACAACaacaaagaataaaatcaacttttttctgtatttttcaattCTCCAAATGTGGTAGATTTTGGTAATGACaagtatttaaaagattttagTACAGCTGCAGGATGGACTTGGAAAGCAATTCCAAGTATGTGACATGCCCATTAGAACAATATTTCTGCCATCACaagccagctgtgctgctgctggagttaGCCCTCGTCCATCTCCTCTGAGAGGGCACAAGGAGTGCAGTTTCCCCAGAATAGCCATTTTAGCTTGCCTGCAAATTAAAAACCTTCCCACTCACATAACTATTTGTATGAAAGTAAGGGTAAGCTATCTTTGAAGTcctgaacaaataaaaaaaaaaaaaaaaaagaaaaatggaatcTCCAATTCTAGAATTAGTTCTACAGCAAGAACCTCCAAAGAGTTGAAAAACACATACACAACCTCCCATTACCTTATTTTGCGTATTTTCCTTATTAGGCAGCTACAGTAGTAAAGAAACTAATCCATCAGAATTCTCCCTGGAACTCCCctggttttccttccttttgatATCATAAGACTTCAAGTGCAAAGATACTGCTGAGCACAAGCTTACCATGTTCCAGTTATGCTTAAGCACAAAGCTAATTCTGAAGTTCACAAAGTTGTTCTTTTGCTTTGTTACTTACTGGAGGaagtggaggaggaagagcaggtgGCAAAGGAGCTTCATCTTCTACTGGAGAACTGACCTCTGGCGTAGGGCTGGGTGACTGCTCAGTAGAAGGAACTATAGAaaggttgttgttgttgtcttCAGTTGTTTCAGGTGTTTGATTTGTGGTTTCAGTGCTTATCAACTCCTCGGTAGCAGGAGAAGGTAACTCATTGTCATTGGCATCTGACGAAGGGGGTGGTTCATCAGGGACAGGAACTGTAGGTTGCATGGGGATTGGTTCTTCAATATTGCCATTGGTGCTGGCATTCCCGTTATCAACGTCAGCTAAGTTGCCTATGAAGTCCTGTGGATTGCTTGGCTGATAAAAAGGAGCACTTTCTATCCCTCCAGCCAGGGTATTAAAGCGCTGGTACAATAATTTTTGTATATTGGGTCCACTCGGGCCCTCTGGCTCGGTGATGGAGCTGCGTTTCTTTAATGGCCTCGGAGCATTGGCCAACTTTCTCCTCAGAGCCTCGAGGTCAGCATCACTCTGATACCGTAGGGGCGAGTGCACAATAGGGGTGAGCTTAGTAGGACTGAGAGGACGGGGAATGTTTTCCACATTGCTGTTTTCACTGGGTGGTGGAGCGTTTTCCAGCTCTTGATCTTTTTCTGTGACCTCAGTCTGAGACTGAGATTGTGGCTGTGAGGGAGACTGGGCGGGCAAAGAGCCATGAAGGAATGGCAAGGGTGAGGGAGAGGTTGAACCAGACTGTAATACAGGCTTTCCAtaaactgaagaaaagaaagatggaaaacagTGAAGAGCTGTTcttaaattacaaaataaatattcataaaaaAACTATTGCTACTTGTTTGGCActaatacagaaagaaaaaaaattgttctggGGACtgtcaaaactgaaataaatactTACCTGTTGGTGATGCTGATGCTTACAATTATAAGCTACAAGTAGCATCTGGaatgtttttcctctctcatgAGGAAGAGCAATAAGAGGAGCAATACTCTCGTATCTAGACACTGTTTTTTCAACTTATTATTAAAGTATTGATAAAGTATTCAGGCTATATTGTTCCAATTGCatatggttttaaaataaaaggtaaaTCAATGCATATTTATCAATAATCTCAAAAATATATTGAATGATTTTTCTGCTATGCTGCATACACAAAATTTACTTTCCTCAGAGATTTAGACAAGTTTTCCAAACTGATATGGGAAGTCAACTAAGCCAAACAAGTAatgtatttcaaagaaaaaaaaagcaaaatatattctACCTGCTTTTACCGACTTATTTAAAGTATTGTACACAGCTTGTTGATAATTCTTTGGTGGTGTTGCTTGCTGAAGATACACTGAGTAGATGGAACTGGAGTTCACTGTCTGTGGCCCTTTTCTGGGAGACTGAGGTCTGGATCCTTTATCAGCGAGAAAAGGTCTGATTGCCACAGTCAAAGGCAGTTCTGGCCTGCCCTCTCCTCCTGGGAACAAGGGAGGGCCAGAGGGTTGATAcgtggggctgggagggacagaAATTCTCTGCTGGATCTGCTGAGAAGAGCTGGGCTGGTGCACGTTGCTGGGCGGTGGGAGCGGAACCGGCCTCTGCCGATTTGCTATACTGGTGCCAGGTCTGGGCAGGCTGCCATCCTTCCTTCTTTCTAGAGAGTTTGTAGAACCTGTTCCTAAGGGAACGGGGCTTGGATAGGTCCCATAGTTCTGAGGCAACTGCTTGCTTACACCAGGAACTGTTGGTGGCACCTTCCCCAGATCAAGACCCTGTGGAAGGACAATAAATAGTACTTCTGAGGAAGAACATTCCTTTTTCAACATACCATACTAGCAATCTTGTGGGACAGAAAAGGACTCAACATAAACAGTTAATGTTTCTTTATCACTAGATATCATTCTACCTGAGTTTATCTAAGGATCTCATCATAACTCAGACAAAGGCCACTGTTGAAAGGCACTTTCAGCTGTAAcacattaatttaaattcaaaacCATTTACATACATGCAAAGCCTGATTAACTTGTTCTAGGTTCCAGATCTCAGTGTCTAGTTGATCTTGATAACACATACTGTCAGAGTTTACCAAAACAACTTAAAGACCAAGTCCTTATTCTTTAAAGATTAGTCTTAAAGAATTCATAAAGTACTAGCACAACAGTGAAGACAGATACCACTAGTAGTCGCACTTAAGGATGGATTTAATGTCTTATTTTGTGAGAAAAAGATTACGCTGAAGAAGTAATAATCTATACAAAGTAAAAATACTAACAAAGatataaattagaaaaatatgaaggaggagggagaggattAGGAgaagcaaagaaggaaaatggtAGACTAAATAAGTAAAAGAACAGGAAGAAATACAAAGTACTGAAGTTGTAACAAGCCCACACATTTTAATGTGATAAGAAtaaaaaggaacagaagaaatacaaagataagtttctttttatgactttttaaataaatagcaGCAAGGAAATGGAATGTGTATCTGACTGAAGTGAGTTCAGCTATGAAAGCCAAAGGTTCATAATTTCAGTgaaacatatctataaacataTCACAGATGAAACCCACCAGTTTATCAGTACTTCCTAATACTGAAGTTGGCAAAGGCTGGCTGGATATAGTTCCTTGTTTTAAAGCAGTATCCATGCTTGATTCTTTCCAGTCTGTGTTGGAGATCTGAGGGGGTTTTACCACAGGGGCTGAGCTCTGTTTAAGTATCGGCCAATTTCCATCATTAGCttgaaaacagacaaaaatactAGATTTAAGATAATCCATACTAGCATtgcaaacaagcaaaacaacatatgaaataaaatagctTAGATTACAGTGGGATTAGTTTTATTCTAGAAGTGAGATAAATCATTATTAATATTTGATTCAGGAATCAATACTGAAAGCCAAATCACTGCATAGAATGTGCTGTTCATGACCCTTTACCATTCAAATTGCACTGAAAACTTCTATagaaaaaatgtgattaaaattTTGGCTTGAGTGTTGCATATTCTGCTATTAAAAGCCAAACAAATTCAGAGTAACAATCTGTACAGGAACACTTCATCAACACAATTCTTTGGGTACTATCCAGAGACAAAGTCAAACTACAGTAAATGTTAAGTCTATGTAAGCCCTCAGTGGACTCACTCCAAATTTAAACTATGGTTACCAGATTCATTCACCCATAACAGGATGTAAAAACTCCCTTCAACAGCAGGGTGGAACAAAAGCACACATTCCTTTGCTGAAGTGGTGGTTAACTcaccttttgtttttcctcaacATACTCACCCGATTAGAATTGCCCCAGAGATTTAATATTACATAAATTTATAAAGTCAGCTGACAACTTTAACTCACAGCATCAAGACACAAGTCATGGGCTTTTATCTTTATCATATTCAAAAAATCATGCATAGCTGCACATAAACTGAAGCAACAAATCCTTAATGAAGTCCTAGATGCATTGGTGTTACTTTATTAACTGTGTGAGACTATTTAGTTTCAGTTCTCTAAGTAAGCAAAAGAGTTTAAGTAGCTTAATAATTAGATATGATTTATAGTAATTAAATAGATCCTATGTTAGATCCTAAGGATTTAATTTGCCTTTAAAAGATTAAACTTCAGGCCTCTCTTCCTCTAAGAAGACTGGAGATCATTCCTCCATCCCTTAAATGCGTAAAGGTGACGTGTAACACATAATTGACTTTACTATGGGATGGGAGCTAAAATGCAGGGGGACTGCGCATTTGTGGAGATTCAGTGAGATTTCTGGATGCCACAGTAATACGGTATCAAATGAAAAATGGGTATTTAGAGGCCAAGTTTCCTATTTCAGTTTTAAGCCTCTAGAAAACAGAATCAGCAGGACTATTTCTAGAATTCTGTCTAGTATATTAGATAGTCTCAAAATAAGCTGCACAGGAACATTCTAATGAGTCAAGTTTCCATCACCAGTCTACTTTCTATCCACGATCCTTACCCTCTTTGTTAAGTAACTCTCAAACAGGATTAATACTTGCATATTTTTACACTGAGAATACAGTATATACTCCAGAAACCACTTTTGATACTTGCAAACTGCCAGCAAGTAAAGTAATGAGGCTCACTTTTAATATTGGCATTATCCAAGAGCTGAAAATGttgtgagttttgtttgttATTCTTTCTAATCATCTGGTTAGCAAGAGTGAGACCAAAAAGATGTCTAAACACTTATGCCCTAAATAATGGCAAATTTTCCAACTGTGCACTGAATTAATGCCTACTGTACAAAATACACAAGACATTCTATACCTCCAGTAAGGTTACAGTTCAGTAAAACATCTGTTTTGAAGATCAGTGAAAGGTGTTATAATTGATTCATGCTAAACATGAAAGCATCTAGATCTGTAAGTTTAATTATGAGGAAAGCACTTACAGAAACAACAACACATGACATGACACAGTTAAACATCTTACCTGCAAATTCAACACTCTTCTATTAGAAAGACAGATACACAAAAATTTATTGTAAGCAGCATGTTTATCCCCAGATTGTGAGGTAACAGACTGGAAGTAAATTCAgactctctctcctctctctgacCTACATTGTGACGGTAGGGAGTCAGTGGCACaagttgtccagagaagttgtggatgtcccatccctggaggtggtgtccaaggccaggctggatgaggctttgagcaacctggtctaggggaaTCTGATGCCAACACCCTCCTGACAAGGCcaccccagctgctgctctcatcCACCCCAGAGCCAACTGGCTCCATCTACCCCTCCAAATGCACCCTCTTGCCTGTGCCTGTAAATGTAACCTCCGGTGTATTTCAGCTCTCACCAGGCCATAGTGCATTTACATAAATAAGACAgtgacacacagacacaaaaggttttgtgctttttctctgACTTTCCCTAAAATTTTTGTAGGTCTGGATCCAGGTTACTACAACAATTGAAGCATGCTCCAAGTCCAATGGAAGGCAGCAAGACTCTGGGTATTGACTTAGGCAGGGTGAGCTTTTATCCCAACTCTGGGGTCAGTGGAACGCAGAAACTTGAGGTTTCCTACAAAGTAACTCAAACTAAGCCTGTATTTTATACATCTATTCAATCCAGAATATACTAAAATGCTTTAGTGATTGCCAAAAATTTCTAACATTGAGAAAAATTTGAGgtttttcagagaagaaaactcATCCCTAGTACACTACTCCAGTACTCCTGGGATTAATTTGCTGCAAATCTGTTTCCTTCAAAGATGAAAAGCAACTTCTCAATCAATTTACATTTCAACAGCATCATCTACACGCCAGACCACAACACAAGTTCTAAAGATGCTGTTTAATATGCATCTGTGTGCAAGAGCTCAGATGACCATATTAAAAACTGAGTTCTTAGCTAGTCAGAGATCTTCTACGGACTCACAGTGCTGGGTGTCAAACAGAGTAGGTGCCAGGCGGATGACATTGTGAACAGCAGACTGAAGAGAAGTGGGAGGTGACAGAATAGGATCCACTATTATGTCTAAATCAGAAACCTTCCAGATGTCTGGAGATTTTTTCACACACCCACAGTCTGTCTCTACCGGACGCACCAAGGCAGATCCAgttacacagaaaaagaaagaaaaaaaagtggtggAAAAATTATAACAATGACAATGGAGAACATTAGAACAGGAACACTcagataatgagaaataaaagcatgacagctgaaataaattcacaatttcttttcttcctgggAGCATATACGCTTCTTCTTACATGCATCTCTATTTTACAGAACTTCATTCAAGTAtcttcaaaataataaatacaaagtCAGTCCTAAGGCAGAATAATTACTTTTATAATATTAAAAGTCCTGAGGTAGATCTAGAAGTGGGTATATATATCTTGGGAGGTTGATATTACAAAATTGTGGTTTTTAGTTGGTAAACTTAAAAGTCAGGAACTGTCCCTTTCCATATGTGGAAGAAGGATCTAcaaatctgaaaacaaaactgctGCAAATCTGTACCTTCAACTCCACAATTAAGTTATTCCATCTTCTTGAGACTTTTCCATGAAACTACAGTGATGGGGTTCGTACAGATTTTGAATACTTGTAGCTGATAAAGGTATTGCTAAATCACTAATATCAATGGGAAATATTTGAGTCTTATTTTTAGGTTCTATTTGGCCAGTTTTACTTTCTGaccttggggcttttttgggcGGGGGTGCAGGGAGGGCATTTCTGACATTCTTCCCTACAGAGAGGTTCAGATTGTCTTTtcccatctcttcctctccatctGGAAATCATGATGCGAATTTTACTGGAATATTCAGTTTTAAGTACTTGAATGTATGTGAATATTGCAACAGCTTTTATCTCCTAGTCATTCCTTATCCCCTTTTTGATTTCTCCTAGGAGACCAGGTAAAATAAGTCCTATGGTTAGACCAGTGGGATCGTGCACTTTTATTCAAATTATGTGTATTTTCCTAGCTGATAATTTCTTaagaattcagatttttttaaggtATGAGCATACAGGTGAGATTTGCTGGAATTGAGAAGTTAAGGCACAAATATGACCTGCTTTCTTCAGCCTCCAAcacaaattaaataataattctaTTTGAAAAATTTAGATGGAATTATTAATAGTGGGAGACATGGGAGCCAATTTCAGACACAAAGTTCTGGGGAGTTCTGGAGGGGCAGCTTCTTCACTAAATAGGGCAGAAACAAGTAAACAACATCCATGTTATGGTTATTCCATTTCAGATATGCGTGAAAGACTAGAAATTCCCACATCCCCGATGGAGCAAAAACCCCAATAGTTTTATTCTATTTTCCTATTTAGTTTCCTTCTGAGAAGTATTATTCTTATTATTTACTTATTAGCTTTGTTTTACTTGACAAAAAGCAACATACTGTAAATAGTTACATATAACACAGTTTTCCACAAAGTTGATTTCATTATTATATTCAAACACACAAACGAATTGAAAAAGCTATTAAAGACACAAGACAGAATCTTTGAAGAAAACGAGCTCCTTCTGGGGATGTACCAGCCAGTAAAATTTCAACAAAAACACTCAATTTCCTAAGAAAAATTCATGGAAATTAGCAAAAATGTCACAGATCTAATGGCTGATGTCCAATTCACAGAGCAGTATTAACAGATCTGAAACTTGCCTCCTCCCCTATACCAATTATGGGTCTCTTAAGATTACTCCTCTCCTCTATTGCCCCTTTTCAAACCATATGTATTGATAAACATCACACAAGTACTTACCAGATTTTGATCTTCCATGTGTTGAGTTAGGAGCAATGGTGAGAGACTGTGGCTTAACTGGATCTACTGGTACAGCATAAGTGCCAGCACTTGGAACTTGGATGTAAGGTCCTACTGCTGCCACCCTTCCTGAAGCACTCAGGGATGACTGGGGCGATGAAGTTCCATTAATACGATTCAACTGAAAACGACCAGACAAATTGAAACATGAATGTCCTTTTCATCCAGACTTTCTGCATGAACAGGGAGGTCTAAACTTAAATTACCTAGAATCATGCACTGTAGCTAGGACACCTTAATAATTAAGTTACCATACTCTACACTTCcacaaaaagagggaaaaaatgtggTAGAAAGCACAGATTTTGTTCCTTAAAATCAACAcctcaaaaattaaattttttagtCACAGCACACACATCTCTTGTAGATATCTATATCTCTGTAAGGTCTCTTTTACTGTGCCTTTCTCAAGCAAATGGTCTAACACGACTTCTTAAATGATCAAATATGtatgtgttgggtttttttagagcAATACCTCCACCTAGTAATACATATGGAAATCCAGAATTCATCTCTTAAAATCTTTCTGAAGCTCCAGAAAATGATTAAGCTTAACTTTATCAAACTGTTatatttttatccatttttcaTACTGGAAGGTAAGTATTTTATAAAAcccatttttttaatgcattcatACTTTTAAACACATAGCACATAGTCATACTTTCCTTCCTAGATATATGAACTTTTCTGACTTTTAATATAGTACTGTCTGTgtcataaagaaaaagaaaaggaaacatatTCTGTCTAACAGTTTTTGGATATCTATGAGAAACATTAAAATAGTTTTGAGAGACCTGCTACTTTTATCACAGGTAACTGTATTACTTGAGTGGGAAAAAGGGAGATTCTATGTAGTTTTTATAGGCTCTTGATAAACTGAAGTGTGGCCCTTTTAACAGTTTATCTTAcaggaatgttttctttttgacGTGCCTCAACTTTTTTCTTGTACAGTCGTTCGCGCAGCTCGTTGATTCTCTTGTCCATCATGGCCACTTCCATATTGCGTTTGTTCAGGAGttctttctgctgctggagcttGGAGTTCTGCTCCTGGTTAAGCCTGTTACGGatcttcaaaaacaaacaaaaacaaaataaaaccccacatGCTAGGACAGTTCTTGTTCTGTCTCTTGGCAAATTGGTTTTTAATGcagtgttaaaaaaacccaaaggaatCTAGATCAACAACTTGTTTTTGTGTCTCTATGCTTCCACGCATCCTGTCAAGTTAGCATCTGCAATCATGAACAACTCTTagaagaaaacagtgaaaaaatatcctaaaaacCTAGTGGATGCACATTAAATACATACAGACTGCATCCCATTTACAGAGGAATTAGTCAGAAAgacatttcagaaaattttaCTGTGAAGAACTAAATCACAGAAAATGGTTGTTTAAAGATATGCTTACGCAAGAAGTTTGTCTATCATGAAAACTAAGTGATACAAAACTTGTAACAGAAATTATGCTATTGGATTCTGTTTCCAGTTCCACATGAGACTATGTGATGTCTGGGAGGGGTGTTAACTGAACTGCTAGTGCAGGGGCTCTGCACAGATTTTCCTCTCTGCATGGGGATTAAACTGAAACCTTCACAGCAGTTTTCCAGTACGTTATGAGGTGGATTACTTTTATGGTTTAAATCAACCATGACACTCTTTATAATTATTTCTCTTGCTTTGCTGTTGGCATTTTTTCACACCTTCAATAACTCAGACATTGTCTCACTGTTCCAATTTTCATGGTAATGTTACAAGCAAAAAACACCTGAGGCAAATATAAGTCTTGATAAACACATATGGGATCGTTGCAAAGCACAAGAGAGGAATCTTCAGCTATTGAGCATCTT comes from the Taeniopygia guttata chromosome 5, bTaeGut7.mat, whole genome shotgun sequence genome and includes:
- the PPP1R13B gene encoding apoptosis-stimulating of p53 protein 1 isoform X8, encoding MMPMILTVFLSNNEQILTEVPITPETTCRDVVEFCKEPGEGSCHLAEVWRGNERPIPFDHMMYDHLQKWGPRREEVKFFLRHEESPAESNEQSGRPAQNQRNGINIPVEKRTENGVGNPRVELTLSELQDMAARQQQQIENQQQMLVAKEQRLRYLKQQERRQQQSVSESEKLQKLKERVETQETKLKKIRAMRGQVDYSKMMNGNLSTEIEHISAMFQEKQQELQAAVLKVDQLTQQLEDLRKGKLNGFQSYNGQMTGPAAVELKKLYQELQIRNRLNQEQNSKLQQQKELLNKRNMEVAMMDKRINELRERLYKKKVELNRINGTSSPQSSLSASGRVAAVGPYIQVPSAGTYAVPVDPVKPQSLTIAPNSTHGRSKSANDGNWPILKQSSAPVVKPPQISNTDWKESSMDTALKQGTISSQPLPTSVLGSTDKLGLDLGKVPPTVPGVSKQLPQNYGTYPSPVPLGTGSTNSLERRKDGSLPRPGTSIANRQRPVPLPPPSNVHQPSSSQQIQQRISVPPSPTYQPSGPPLFPGGEGRPELPLTVAIRPFLADKGSRPQSPRKGPQTVNSSSIYSVYLQQATPPKNYQQAVYNTLNKSVKAVYGKPVLQSGSTSPSPLPFLHGSLPAQSPSQPQSQSQTEVTEKDQELENAPPPSENSNVENIPRPLSPTKLTPIVHSPLRYQSDADLEALRRKLANAPRPLKKRSSITEPEGPSGPNIQKLLYQRFNTLAGGIESAPFYQPSNPQDFIGNLADVDNGNASTNGNIEEPIPMQPTVPVPDEPPPSSDANDNELPSPATEELISTETTNQTPETTEDNNNNLSIVPSTEQSPSPTPEVSSPVEDEAPLPPALPPPLPPTKRTNLKKPNSERTGHGLRVKFNPLALLLDASLEGEFDLVQRIIYEVDDPSKPNDEGITPLHNAVCAGHHHIVKFLLDFGVNVNAADSDGWTPLHCAASCNSVHLCKLLVESGAAIFASTISDIETAADKCEEMEEGYIQCSQFLYGVQEKLGVMNKGVVYALWDYEAQNNDELSFHEGDAITILRRKDDNETEWWWARLNDKEGYVPKNLLGLYPRIKPRQRTLA
- the PPP1R13B gene encoding apoptosis-stimulating of p53 protein 1 isoform X4 codes for the protein MGPRVTAVPGCGGARPAPAPPPAGAAPAVTGRGPRPPGCGGAAPHAGSAGVASGSLPAGEARREAWGVRCVWMILTVFLSNNEQILTEVPITPETTCRDVVEFCKEPGEGSCHLAEVWRGNERPIPFDHMMYDHLQKWGPRREEVKFFLRHEESPAESNEQSGRPAQNQRNGINIPVEKRTENGVGNPRVELTLSELQDMAARQQQQIENQQQMLVAKEQRLRYLKQQERRQQQSVSESEKLQKLKERVETQETKLKKIRAMRGQVDYSKMMNGNLSTEIEHISAMFQEKQQELQAAVLKVDQLTQQLEDLRKGKLNGFQSYNGQMTGPAAVELKKLYQELQIRNRLNQEQNSKLQQQKELLNKRNMEVAMMDKRINELRERLYKKKVELNRINGTSSPQSSLSASGRVAAVGPYIQVPSAGTYAVPVDPVKPQSLTIAPNSTHGRSKSANDGNWPILKQSSAPVVKPPQISNTDWKESSMDTALKQGTISSQPLPTSVLGSTDKLGLDLGKVPPTVPGVSKQLPQNYGTYPSPVPLGTGSTNSLERRKDGSLPRPGTSIANRQRPVPLPPPSNVHQPSSSQQIQQRISVPPSPTYQPSGPPLFPGGEGRPELPLTVAIRPFLADKGSRPQSPRKGPQTVNSSSIYSVYLQQATPPKNYQQAVYNTLNKSVKAVYGKPVLQSGSTSPSPLPFLHGSLPAQSPSQPQSQSQTEVTEKDQELENAPPPSENSNVENIPRPLSPTKLTPIVHSPLRYQSDADLEALRRKLANAPRPLKKRSSITEPEGPSGPNIQKLLYQRFNTLAGGIESAPFYQPSNPQDFIGNLADVDNGNASTNGNIEEPIPMQPTVPVPDEPPPSSDANDNELPSPATEELISTETTNQTPETTEDNNNNLSIVPSTEQSPSPTPEVSSPVEDEAPLPPALPPPLPPTKRTNLKKPNSERTGHGLRVKFNPLALLLDASLEGEFDLVQRIIYEVDDPSKPNDEGITPLHNAVCAGHHHIVKFLLDFGVNVNAADSDGWTPLHCAASCNSVHLCKLLVESGAAIFASTISDIETAADKCEEMEEGYIQCSQFLYGVQEKLGVMNKGVVYALWDYEAQNNDELSFHEGDAITILRRKDDNETEWWWARLNDKEGYVPKNLLGLYPRIKPRQRTLA
- the PPP1R13B gene encoding apoptosis-stimulating of p53 protein 1 isoform X5, with protein sequence MMPMILTVFLSNNEQILTEVPITPETTCRDVVEFCKEPGEGSCHLAEVWRGNERPIPFDHMMYDHLQKWGPRREEVKFFLRHEESPAESNEQSGRPAQNQRNGINIPVEKRTENGVGNPRVELTLSELQDMAARQQQQIENQQQMLVAKEQRLRYLKQQERRQQQSVSESEKLQKLKERVETQETKLKKIRAMRGQVDYSKMMNGNLSTEIEHISAMFQEKQQELQAAVLKVDQLTQQLEDLRKGKLNGFQSYNGQMTGPAAVELKKLYQELQIRNRLNQEQNSKLQQQKELLNKRNMEVAMMDKRINELRERLYKKKVEARQKENIPLNRINGTSSPQSSLSASGRVAAVGPYIQVPSAGTYAVPVDPVKPQSLTIAPNSTHGRSKSETDCGCVKKSPDIWKVSDLDIIVDPILSPPTSLQSAVHNVIRLAPTLFDTQHSNDGNWPILKQSSAPVVKPPQISNTDWKESSMDTALKQGTISSQPLPTSVLGSTDKLGLDLGKVPPTVPGVSKQLPQNYGTYPSPVPLGTGSTNSLERRKDGSLPRPGTSIANRQRPVPLPPPSNVHQPSSSQQIQQRISVPPSPTYQPSGPPLFPGGEGRPELPLTVAIRPFLADKGSRPQSPRKGPQTVNSSSIYSVYLQQATPPKNYQQAVYNTLNKSVKAVYGKPVLQSGSTSPSPLPFLHGSLPAQSPSQPQSQSQTEVTEKDQELENAPPPSENSNVENIPRPLSPTKLTPIVHSPLRYQSDADLEALRRKLANAPRPLKKRSSITEPEGPSGPNIQKLLYQRFNTLAGGIESAPFYQPSNPQDFIGNLADVDNGNASTNGNIEEPIPMQPTVPVPDEPPPSSDANDNELPSPATEELISTETTNQTPETTEDNNNNLSIVPSTEQSPSPTPEVSSPVEDEAPLPPALPPPLPPTKRTNLKKPNSERTGHGLRVKFNPLALLLDASLEGEFDLVQRIIYEVDDPSKPNDEGITPLHNAVCAGHHHIVKFLLDFGVNVNAADSDGWTPLHCAASCNSVHLCKLLVESGAAIFASTISDIETAADKCEEMEEGYIQCSQFLYGVQEKLGVMNKGVVYALWDYEAQNNDELSFHEGDAITILRRKDDNETEWWWARLNDKEGYVPKNLLGLYPRIKPRQRTLA
- the PPP1R13B gene encoding apoptosis-stimulating of p53 protein 1 isoform X9, whose translation is MWMKRRKLRVKLQVGNPRVELTLSELQDMAARQQQQIENQQQMLVAKEQRLRYLKQQERRQQQSVSESEKLQKLKERVETQETKLKKIRAMRGQVDYSKMMNGNLSTEIEHISAMFQEKQQELQAAVLKVDQLTQQLEDLRKGKLNGFQSYNGQMTGPAAVELKKLYQELQIRNRLNQEQNSKLQQQKELLNKRNMEVAMMDKRINELRERLYKKKVEARQKENIPLNRINGTSSPQSSLSASGRVAAVGPYIQVPSAGTYAVPVDPVKPQSLTIAPNSTHGRSKSETDCGCVKKSPDIWKVSDLDIIVDPILSPPTSLQSAVHNVIRLAPTLFDTQHSNDGNWPILKQSSAPVVKPPQISNTDWKESSMDTALKQGTISSQPLPTSVLGSTDKLGLDLGKVPPTVPGVSKQLPQNYGTYPSPVPLGTGSTNSLERRKDGSLPRPGTSIANRQRPVPLPPPSNVHQPSSSQQIQQRISVPPSPTYQPSGPPLFPGGEGRPELPLTVAIRPFLADKGSRPQSPRKGPQTVNSSSIYSVYLQQATPPKNYQQAVYNTLNKSVKAVYGKPVLQSGSTSPSPLPFLHGSLPAQSPSQPQSQSQTEVTEKDQELENAPPPSENSNVENIPRPLSPTKLTPIVHSPLRYQSDADLEALRRKLANAPRPLKKRSSITEPEGPSGPNIQKLLYQRFNTLAGGIESAPFYQPSNPQDFIGNLADVDNGNASTNGNIEEPIPMQPTVPVPDEPPPSSDANDNELPSPATEELISTETTNQTPETTEDNNNNLSIVPSTEQSPSPTPEVSSPVEDEAPLPPALPPPLPPTKRTNLKKPNSERTGHGLRVKFNPLALLLDASLEGEFDLVQRIIYEVDDPSKPNDEGITPLHNAVCAGHHHIVKFLLDFGVNVNAADSDGWTPLHCAASCNSVHLCKLLVESGAAIFASTISDIETAADKCEEMEEGYIQCSQFLYGVQEKLGVMNKGVVYALWDYEAQNNDELSFHEGDAITILRRKDDNETEWWWARLNDKEGYVPKNLLGLYPRIKPRQRTLA